The sequence GTGTCAAGGTGTTTACACCGCTGCTGATCGCGCAGGGCGAAGGGCATATCATCAATACCGCATCGGCTGCCGGTTGGCTCAATGGGCCGAGCATGGCTATCTACAACGTTACCAAGCACTCGGTGGTCGCGTTGTCGGAAACTCTGGCGCTGGACCTGCGTGATGTCGGTGCCAATGTTGGCGTGACCTGCCTGTGCCCGGCTTTCTTCCCCACCGGCATCTCTGACTCGGCCCGCAATCGTCCGGCCGACAAGGCTGAAACCATTACGCCGAGCGACGTCATGCTCAAGCGTGCCGAGCTGACCAAAGCCGCCGTGGCCAAGGGCAAGATTCAGGCTGCCGATATCGCTGAAATGACCCTCAGGGCGGTGGAGAATGATCAGTTCTACGTCTTCCCGCATCGCAAGATCAAGGAGCTGATCAAGCTGCGTGCTGCTGCGGCAGAGCGTGAGCAGGTTGTGTTCGATTCGCTCAACCCCTGAGTAAAAAGCTCCCCCCGACAGCTGGATCGCCACAGGTCTACGGCCTTCGCGATGACGGGGGGAGCCAAGCCAGACATTCCCTGCGCCACCTCGTCATTGCCAGTCGCAGGGGGCGGCCATCCGCCGATGTGGCAATCCATCAGTGCCTGGGCCAGTACACCCCCTGGATCGCCACAGGCCTACGGCCTTCGCGATGACGGGAGCGGGAGCCAAACTCAGGCGTTCCCCGTCCTCCACCTCGTCATTTTATCTACACAGCCAACGCCAATCGCTGCTCGGCCACCCCCTGGCGCAGGAAAAACCGCTCCACCGCCGAGCGGGTATCCTGCCAGGCCGTCTTGTGTTCCATTTCCAGAAAGTGGCCGCTGTGAGCTATGGTTGCGAACTGAGCCTGTGGCGCCAGTTTGGCAAAGCCGCGTGCATCATCCGGGCTGGTGTAACGGTCCCACTCGCCATTGACGAACAGCAACGGCAGGTCGATATTGGTCACGCAGCTCATATAGCTGTTGCTGTCCAGGCCCAGTACCTGGCGTATATGGAACAGCATCTGCGCATACTCGTGCTCTTCAAGGCTGCTGACATGGCGAAAATTGCAGCGCCTGAATAGGGGCGGCAGATATTCACCGATGGTGTCATTGACCAGATTGCCCACCGCCTGGCGGTCACAGGCCGCCAGATGGGTCTGGCCGCGACTGAGATAGTCATGCATCGCGCTGTTGAGAATCGGCGAGAATGAGCTGACCACGGCACTGCGGATCCGTGCGGGTCGCTGAGCCAGGGCCAGCAGTGTGGCGACGCCGCCCCAGGAGAACGAGTAGATGTGGTCGGCACTAAAGTGCTCGATCAGATCCAGCAGAATCAGTGCCTCGTCCTCCTTGCCAATCAATGGCAGGATTGGGTTGTGCGGGCGTGAGGCGCCAGCATAAGGCTGGTCAAACAACACCACATTGAACAGTGGTTGGAGAAACCGCAACGCCTGGCTGAACGAGGCGCTGGTGGCCAGCGAGCCGTTGACCAGAATGATGGTAGCGGTTGCGTCGGGGTTCGGATAACACCAGGTGTGCACCTTCATATCTCGGTGCACGCGAATTACTGCCTTTTCAGCGTACATGGGGGCACCTCGGAATGTTGAAGGCGAGCGTTTAGCGCGCCGGTGAAGAGTGCCACCAGCTAACCGCACCCAGATGACAGCAGCGTGTCATGGCCGCAGCCGTTGGTCGGGTGTAACTGGCTGTTCATGAATCCTGTAAGGCGGGAGCATCCGCTCCCGCAGCGAGCCCGCCGCATCCCTGTCCTGGAGCAGATGCTCCAGGCTCCCAGGAAACCCCAGGCCACTCTCAAGCCCGCCCCTGCCTGCTGATAACCTCATGACGGTTAAATTTGCATGTCAAAATGCTGTCAATAGAGCCTTGAGAGGCGATGACTGGCTGCAAGTGCCTGTCAAAAAGAAAGAAAAAAATCCTTAAAAAGGTCCTAAAGCTCCCCGAACAGACGCCGATAAAGTAATCGAATGCGAACTCTATGGGTGCCTGGGCAAGTCCCACCTTGGAGGCGCAGGCTCAGGCAAACATTATTAGGTCCTCTGGAGGCATGACATGTCCTTGACCGTTAATACCAACGTCGCGTCGCTGAATACTCAGCGCAACCTCAACAGTTCGGCCAGTTCTCTGCAGACATCCTTGCAGCGCCTGTCCACCGGTTCGCGTATCAACTCCGCCAAGGATGATGCCGCAGGTCTGCAGATTGCCAACCGTTTGACCAGTCAGGTCAATGGTCTGAATGTGGCGGTGCGCAACGCCAATGACGGTATCTCGCTGGCGCAGACAGCTGAAGGTGCTCTGCAGCAGTCGACCAATATCCTGCAACGCATGCGTGATCTGGCCCTGCAGTCGGCCAACGGTTCCAACAGCACTTCCGAGCGTGAGGCATTGAACGCCGAAGTAACCCAGTTGAAGAAAGAAATCGACCGAATCAGCAATACCACCACCTTCGGTGGTCGCAAGCTGCTGGATGGCAATTTCGGCATTTCCAGCTTTCAGGTTGGCTCTGCGGCTAATGAAATCATCAGTGTCGGGATTGGGGAGATGAGTTCCAGCTCTTTGGAGGGTACTTACTTCTCTGGTAACAGTGCGGAGTTTGATCCGGCGGCAGGTACCATCGTAGCAGGTGATGTGACCGTTGCCCTGACGCTGACAACGGGTACTGTAAACGTGACAGCTACCATGAGTGGCGGCGAAACCAATAAGCAGGCGGCAGAAAAAATTGCGGCAGCGGTGAATGATGCCAATGTTGGCGTGGGTGCCTTCGTTGAGGAGGACCCTGACAATGCTGGCGACTTCCTGATCAAATACGTTTCCAAGGCGGATGATGATGGCGCCTCTCTGTTGACCAGCGTAGCAGTAACCGACACTGATACTACAGGTGTGGGTACGCTCGGTTCTGCGGCAGCTATGACAGCTTCGACTGACAATACTGTCAAGGATATCGACATTACTACAGCCTCAGGTGCGCAGGCAGCAGTGCTGGTTATCGATGATGCGATCAAGATGATCGACTCCCAGCGCGCTGACCTCGGTGCGGTACAGAACCGCTTCGAGAACACCATTGCCAACCTGCAAAACATTGCCGAGAACGTGTCGGCCGCCCGTGGACGGATTCAGGACACCGATTTTGCCGCGGAAACTGCGAACCTGACCAAGAATCAGATTCTGCAGCAGGCCGGTACCTCTATCCTGGCCCAGGCCAACCAGTTGCCGCAGGCGGTACTCAGTCTGCTGGGCTGATCTGGCAGTAGGGTTGGTTTTCAACACAAGCCGGGCTTATGCCCGGCTTGTGTGTATTTGCGGCAGGCGCTTGCCTGCGCGGCAAAAGTTTGCCGGAATATCTCGGCAGTCAGTCGGTCTGGCTGGCTGTAAGTGGCCGTGGTTGGGCGCTTTATTGTTGTTGGCACACTTCCTGCTCATTCAACCTTGTGACATTAAAAAGCGGCAATGCAGTCGTTCGTCTGCATCGATGCCGAATATTCGTTGAATGCAGATTGCATGGCTGCCTGGTGATCGCGGTACGGGCAACAGGCAACAATGGAGGCAAGACATGTCCCTGACGGTGAACACCAATGTGGCGTCGCTGAATACCCAGCGTAACCTCAATACTTCATCCAATGCGCTGCAGACTTCTTTGCAGCGTCTGTCCACCGGCTCGCGCATCAACTCCGCCAAGGATGATGCTGCTGGCCTGCAGATTGCCAACCGCCTGACCAGTCAGGTCAATGGCCTGAACGTGGCGGTACGCAACGCCAATGACGGTATCTCGCTGGCACAGACCGCCGAAGGTGCTCTGCAGCAGTCGACCAATATCCTGCAGCGTATGCGCGATCTGGCCTTGCAGGCGGCCAACGGCTCCAACAGCGTCTCTGAGCGTGAGGCGCTGAACGCCGAAGTCAGTCAGCTGAAAAAGGAAATTGACCGGATCAGTAACACCACTACCTTTGGTGGACGCAAATTGCTGGATGGCAATTTTGGTATTTCCAGCTTCCAGGTTGGCTCGGCGGCCAATGAGATCATTAGTGTTGGCATTGGCGAAATGAGTGCTCAGTCGTTGCAAACCAACTTCTACTCGGAAGCTTTTGGTGATGCG is a genomic window of Halopseudomonas phragmitis containing:
- a CDS encoding SDR family NAD(P)-dependent oxidoreductase — its product is MKDFQGKVAAITGGGSGLGRELALCCAARGMKLVLGDVDEKGMVETQRLVEAAHPGTETTTMRLDVSSLDQVQAFADLCKSSFGGVHLVFNNAGVSVGGPVWENTVADWDWVMGVNLYGVVWGVKVFTPLLIAQGEGHIINTASAAGWLNGPSMAIYNVTKHSVVALSETLALDLRDVGANVGVTCLCPAFFPTGISDSARNRPADKAETITPSDVMLKRAELTKAAVAKGKIQAADIAEMTLRAVENDQFYVFPHRKIKELIKLRAAAAEREQVVFDSLNP
- a CDS encoding alpha/beta fold hydrolase codes for the protein MYAEKAVIRVHRDMKVHTWCYPNPDATATIILVNGSLATSASFSQALRFLQPLFNVVLFDQPYAGASRPHNPILPLIGKEDEALILLDLIEHFSADHIYSFSWGGVATLLALAQRPARIRSAVVSSFSPILNSAMHDYLSRGQTHLAACDRQAVGNLVNDTIGEYLPPLFRRCNFRHVSSLEEHEYAQMLFHIRQVLGLDSNSYMSCVTNIDLPLLFVNGEWDRYTSPDDARGFAKLAPQAQFATIAHSGHFLEMEHKTAWQDTRSAVERFFLRQGVAEQRLALAV
- a CDS encoding flagellin, whose translation is MSLTVNTNVASLNTQRNLNSSASSLQTSLQRLSTGSRINSAKDDAAGLQIANRLTSQVNGLNVAVRNANDGISLAQTAEGALQQSTNILQRMRDLALQSANGSNSTSEREALNAEVTQLKKEIDRISNTTTFGGRKLLDGNFGISSFQVGSAANEIISVGIGEMSSSSLEGTYFSGNSAEFDPAAGTIVAGDVTVALTLTTGTVNVTATMSGGETNKQAAEKIAAAVNDANVGVGAFVEEDPDNAGDFLIKYVSKADDDGASLLTSVAVTDTDTTGVGTLGSAAAMTASTDNTVKDIDITTASGAQAAVLVIDDAIKMIDSQRADLGAVQNRFENTIANLQNIAENVSAARGRIQDTDFAAETANLTKNQILQQAGTSILAQANQLPQAVLSLLG